The genomic segment TCTTAATTTTTTTAGCAACTTTTTTAAAGAAAATAATATTTTTTTTTACCATATACTAAATATATGTTACTTCTAAACGATTTAATACTTTCATTTCTTTTCTTACAAGTAAAAAAGTAACTATTACTGATAACATATCTGAAAAAGGTACTGCCATCCAAACTCCACGTACTCCCCAAATTTTAGAAAAAATTAAAATGGATGGAATTAAAAATAATACCTGTCTACATAAACTTAAAAACATTGTCATTTTTGGCTTTCCTATTGCTTGAAAATATACAGATGTAATAATTTGAAATCCTAAAAATGGAAGTAATAAAGTGAATATTCTTAATCCTTTTGCAGCTACGCTTATTAATTCTTGATTTTGTGTAAATATATAAATGAAATATTTTGATAGGAATTGAATACATAGAAATCCTAAGGTTGATATAAATGTTGCTCCAATAATTGCTTTTATTAAAGCTTCCTTTACTCTTTTATATAGTTTTGCTCCATAATTATATCCAAGTATTGGTTGTAATCCTTGATTAATACCAAATATAGGCATTAAAACAAATGTTACAATTCCATTTACTATTGTCATTGCCCCAACAGCAATATCTCCTCCATAAATATTTAATACATTATTTGCAAGTAAATTTACAGAACTTGATCCTATTTGTAAAATAAATGGTCCTGCCCCTATAGAAATTATTCTTATAATTCTTTTTATTTTTAACTTTAAATTATTAACTCTTAATTTTATTCCGCTATATTTAGATGTGAAATATAAGATTGTCCAAAGAGCTGATACAAATTGAGATATTATTGTAGCGTAAGCTGCTCCTTTTACCCCCATGCCTAAATAAAATATAAATATAGGATCTAAAACAATATTTA from the Cetobacterium ceti genome contains:
- a CDS encoding MATE family efflux transporter, whose protein sequence is MSKKHDLMGQEKITKLLIQFSLPAIIGMVVNALYNIVDRIYIGNIREVGSLAIAGVGVVFPVMIFSFAFALLIGLGGATNISLNLGEKNKEEAEKYLGNGICLGTIVGIIIGILTIKFMSLYVYKLGASVSTAKYAMDYLKIVAMGFPFATVGYIANAGIRADGNPRMSMVTLLIGAIINIVLDPIFIFYLGMGVKGAAYATIISQFVSALWTILYFTSKYSGIKLRVNNLKLKIKRIIRIISIGAGPFILQIGSSSVNLLANNVLNIYGGDIAVGAMTIVNGIVTFVLMPIFGINQGLQPILGYNYGAKLYKRVKEALIKAIIGATFISTLGFLCIQFLSKYFIYIFTQNQELISVAAKGLRIFTLLLPFLGFQIITSVYFQAIGKPKMTMFLSLCRQVLFLIPSILIFSKIWGVRGVWMAVPFSDMLSVIVTFLLVRKEMKVLNRLEVTYI